One stretch of Halobaculum marinum DNA includes these proteins:
- a CDS encoding triphosphoribosyl-dephospho-CoA synthase: MSGGSEPPRRGPAANAELALLLEVAGTPKPGNVDRHRDLVDLRFEQFLAGAVGARPGLERAAAGAPVGEAFETAVAGMSEQSGGNTQFGCLLLLVPLVRAVAAGDLSPSGVRDVCEATTVADAAGFYRAFEHVDVAVADPPEGMDALDVRRGADAVPALRERETTLFDVLSASAEPVDDAGTPGDANAREWVEGFRRTFRAAEAIVADDGPLVDRAARAFLDLLAEADDTLVRTQHGAEAAAEVRERAAEVESLADAEAWAAELVDRGVNPGTTADLTAAALFVALERGVTV, encoded by the coding sequence ATGAGCGGTGGCAGCGAGCCACCGCGGCGCGGCCCCGCCGCGAACGCCGAACTCGCACTCCTGCTGGAGGTCGCGGGGACGCCGAAGCCGGGCAACGTCGACCGTCACCGGGACCTCGTGGACCTGCGGTTCGAGCAGTTCCTCGCCGGGGCGGTCGGCGCGCGCCCGGGACTGGAGCGTGCCGCCGCGGGTGCGCCCGTCGGCGAAGCGTTCGAGACGGCGGTCGCGGGGATGAGCGAGCAGTCCGGCGGCAACACGCAGTTCGGCTGTCTGCTCTTGCTCGTGCCGCTCGTTCGGGCGGTAGCGGCGGGTGACCTCTCCCCGTCCGGCGTGCGAGACGTGTGCGAGGCGACGACTGTCGCTGACGCAGCGGGCTTCTACCGCGCGTTCGAGCACGTCGACGTGGCGGTCGCCGACCCGCCCGAGGGGATGGACGCGCTCGACGTGCGCCGTGGCGCCGACGCGGTGCCCGCGCTGCGCGAGCGTGAAACGACGCTGTTCGACGTGCTGTCGGCGTCCGCAGAGCCAGTCGACGACGCGGGGACGCCCGGAGACGCCAACGCGCGCGAGTGGGTAGAGGGGTTCCGGCGGACGTTCCGCGCCGCTGAGGCCATCGTCGCCGACGACGGCCCGCTCGTCGACCGTGCGGCGCGGGCGTTCCTCGACCTGCTGGCGGAGGCGGACGACACGCTCGTGCGGACACAGCACGGGGCCGAGGCGGCCGCCGAGGTGCGGGAGCGCGCCGCCGAGGTCGAGTCCTTGGCGGACGCGGAGGCGTGGGCCGCCGAGTTGGTCGATCGCGGCGTCAACCCCGGAACGACCGCGGACCTCACCGCGGCGGCGCTGTTCGTCGCGCTCGAACGCGGGGTGACCGTATGA
- a CDS encoding TOBE domain-containing protein translates to MTLSARNSLHGTITSIETDGLAAEVTIELGDGQQVTSVITSNSVDRLSLEEGMEAAAVIKATEVMIDA, encoded by the coding sequence ATGACGCTCAGCGCTCGCAACAGCCTGCACGGGACTATCACAAGCATCGAGACCGACGGCCTCGCCGCCGAGGTGACCATCGAACTCGGCGACGGGCAGCAGGTCACCTCGGTGATCACGTCGAACTCCGTCGACCGCCTCAGTCTGGAGGAGGGGATGGAGGCCGCCGCCGTGATCAAGGCGACCGAGGTCATGATCGACGCCTGA
- a CDS encoding acyl-CoA carboxylase subunit beta, which translates to MEDRIDELRERRAEAEKGGGEDRIERQHEKGKMTARERIDYFLDDDTFHEFDQFRTHDTHTFGMEGQQIYGDGVVTGYGEVNGRKTFVFAHDFTVFGGSLGEVFAEKVCKVMDKAMDVGAPVVGLNDSAGARIQEGVGSLAGFAEIFRRNTEASGVIPQLSGIMGPCAGGAVYSPAITDFVFMVKESSHMFITGPDVIKTVTGEEVSFEELGGAQTHASTSGVAHFAEDSEEDALDHMRRLLSYLPQNNVEDPPRVEPWDDPDRRDEELNSIVPDQPRKPYDITNVVDRVVDEGSFFETHADFAKNLVTGFARLDGRSIGVVANQPRVNAGTLDIESSEKGARFVRFCDAFNIPILTFVDVPGFMPGTDQEHNGIIRHGAKLLYAYSEATVPLLTVITRKAYGGAYDVMASKHIGGDVNYAWPTAEIAVMGPQGAVNILYDDELADADDPEEKRQELIDEYREEFANPYTAADKGFLDDVLEPPETRPRLIDDLEMLSSKRDAQPDKKHGNIPI; encoded by the coding sequence ATGGAGGACCGTATCGACGAGCTCCGCGAGCGCCGCGCGGAGGCGGAGAAGGGGGGCGGCGAAGACCGGATCGAGCGCCAACACGAGAAAGGGAAGATGACGGCGCGCGAGCGCATCGACTACTTCCTCGACGACGACACCTTCCACGAATTCGACCAGTTCCGAACCCACGACACCCACACGTTCGGGATGGAGGGCCAGCAGATCTACGGCGACGGCGTCGTCACCGGCTACGGCGAGGTGAACGGCCGGAAGACGTTCGTGTTCGCCCACGACTTCACCGTGTTCGGCGGCTCGCTCGGCGAGGTGTTCGCCGAGAAGGTGTGCAAAGTGATGGACAAGGCGATGGACGTCGGCGCGCCCGTCGTCGGCCTCAACGACTCCGCGGGCGCCCGTATCCAGGAGGGCGTCGGCTCGCTTGCCGGCTTCGCGGAGATCTTCCGCCGCAACACGGAGGCGTCGGGTGTCATCCCACAGCTGTCGGGCATCATGGGGCCGTGTGCCGGCGGCGCCGTCTACTCCCCCGCCATCACCGACTTCGTGTTCATGGTGAAGGAGTCCAGTCACATGTTCATCACCGGCCCCGACGTGATCAAGACGGTCACGGGGGAGGAGGTGAGCTTCGAGGAACTCGGCGGCGCGCAGACGCACGCCAGCACCTCGGGCGTCGCCCACTTCGCCGAGGACTCCGAGGAGGACGCCCTCGACCACATGCGCCGCTTGCTGTCGTACCTCCCGCAGAACAACGTCGAGGACCCGCCGCGCGTCGAGCCGTGGGACGACCCCGACCGCCGTGACGAGGAGTTGAACTCCATCGTCCCCGACCAGCCGCGCAAGCCGTACGACATCACGAACGTCGTCGACCGCGTCGTCGACGAGGGCTCGTTCTTCGAGACGCACGCCGACTTCGCGAAGAACCTCGTCACCGGGTTCGCCCGCCTCGACGGTCGGTCCATCGGCGTCGTCGCGAACCAACCGCGCGTCAACGCCGGCACCCTCGACATCGAGTCGTCGGAGAAGGGCGCCCGCTTCGTCCGCTTCTGTGACGCGTTCAACATCCCCATCCTCACGTTCGTCGACGTGCCCGGCTTCATGCCCGGCACCGACCAAGAGCACAACGGGATCATCCGCCACGGCGCGAAGTTGCTGTATGCCTACTCCGAGGCGACCGTCCCGCTGCTCACCGTCATCACGCGCAAGGCGTACGGCGGCGCCTACGACGTGATGGCCTCCAAGCACATCGGCGGCGACGTGAACTACGCGTGGCCGACGGCCGAAATCGCGGTGATGGGCCCGCAGGGGGCGGTGAACATCCTCTACGACGACGAACTCGCCGACGCGGACGACCCCGAGGAGAAACGCCAGGAGCTGATCGACGAGTACCGCGAGGAGTTCGCGAACCCGTACACCGCGGCCGACAAGGGGTTCCTCGACGACGTGCTCGAACCGCCGGAGACGCGCCCGCGGCTCATCGACGACCTGGAGATGCTCTCCTCGAAGCGCGACGCCCAGCCCGACAAGAAGCACGGCAACATCCCGATCTGA
- a CDS encoding acc operon protein, with amino-acid sequence MGDDTDNLRDALSIPAAADDEEAAAIVAAVGAHVRDSEAAAAAAAEGGEETWDGERWAFAGRLDALQGRAARVPESAPTDAWTASGRTDRF; translated from the coding sequence ATGGGCGACGACACTGACAACCTCCGCGACGCGCTGTCGATCCCGGCAGCCGCCGACGACGAGGAGGCGGCGGCCATCGTCGCCGCCGTCGGCGCGCACGTGCGCGACAGCGAGGCCGCTGCGGCCGCCGCGGCCGAGGGGGGCGAGGAGACGTGGGATGGCGAGCGGTGGGCGTTCGCCGGTCGCCTCGACGCGCTCCAAGGGCGCGCCGCACGCGTCCCCGAGTCAGCGCCGACGGATGCGTGGACCGCAAGCGGACGAACCGACCGGTTCTGA
- a CDS encoding nuclear transport factor 2 family protein, which translates to MATHSPTADTESVLNHHLDAFADQDMEEMMADYTEDSVVITSTKGTFRGLDEIQTLFEQFFAEFSQSPVEFAMDEQQVEDDIAYIRWHAETPEQVYEFATDTFLIRDGIIETQTFAAKTTPKNED; encoded by the coding sequence ATGGCAACTCACAGTCCGACAGCCGACACCGAGTCCGTCCTCAACCACCACCTCGACGCGTTCGCGGACCAGGATATGGAGGAGATGATGGCCGACTACACCGAGGACTCGGTCGTCATCACGAGTACGAAGGGGACGTTCCGCGGCCTCGACGAGATACAAACGCTGTTCGAGCAGTTCTTCGCCGAGTTCTCGCAGTCGCCGGTCGAGTTCGCGATGGACGAACAGCAGGTCGAAGACGACATCGCCTACATCCGCTGGCACGCCGAGACGCCAGAACAGGTGTACGAGTTCGCGACGGACACGTTCCTCATCCGCGACGGGATCATCGAGACGCAGACGTTCGCCGCGAAGACGACGCCGAAGAACGAGGACTGA
- the cofD gene encoding 2-phospho-L-lactate transferase, whose protein sequence is MVTFLAGGTGTPKLLDGAAGVFAPESTTVVGNTGDDVELGGHLVCPDVDTVLFHGGGVLDTERWWGIADDTTETHAELTRLADAAGLDGGPRYLPDDAQTAGRDISQWRRFSGVAEFMEIGDRDRAVHVTRTSLLDEGHSLTDVTRTLADAFDLDVELIPMSDDPVATIVHTDEGSMHFQEYWVANRGEPTVEDVEFRGAAEATATDAVQEALRDDVVIGPSNPVTSIGPMLALDGIREALAETTVVAVSPFVEDQVFSGPAAALMRGTGREPSTAGVAAAYPFADAFVLDDDDGTDLDRPVVRTDTRIDDADDAARVARACREALEVAR, encoded by the coding sequence ATGGTCACGTTCCTCGCCGGCGGCACCGGCACGCCGAAGCTTCTCGACGGTGCCGCGGGCGTCTTCGCTCCCGAGTCGACGACCGTCGTCGGGAACACCGGCGACGACGTGGAACTCGGCGGGCACCTCGTGTGTCCGGACGTCGACACCGTCCTCTTCCACGGCGGCGGCGTCCTCGACACCGAGCGCTGGTGGGGCATCGCCGACGACACCACCGAGACGCACGCCGAACTCACGCGCCTCGCCGACGCCGCGGGTCTCGACGGCGGTCCCCGCTACCTCCCCGACGACGCACAGACTGCCGGGCGCGACATCTCCCAGTGGCGTCGGTTCTCCGGCGTTGCGGAGTTCATGGAGATCGGCGACCGCGACCGCGCGGTCCACGTCACGCGCACCTCGCTGCTCGACGAGGGGCACAGTCTCACCGACGTGACGCGAACGCTCGCGGACGCCTTCGACCTCGACGTGGAACTGATCCCGATGAGCGACGACCCCGTCGCGACCATCGTCCACACGGACGAGGGGTCGATGCACTTCCAGGAGTACTGGGTCGCCAACCGTGGTGAACCGACCGTCGAGGACGTGGAGTTCCGCGGCGCAGCGGAGGCCACGGCGACCGACGCGGTCCAAGAGGCGCTCCGTGACGACGTGGTGATCGGGCCGTCGAACCCCGTCACCAGTATCGGCCCGATGCTCGCGCTCGATGGCATCCGCGAGGCGCTGGCCGAGACGACCGTCGTCGCCGTCTCCCCGTTCGTGGAGGATCAGGTGTTCTCCGGGCCCGCCGCCGCCCTCATGCGCGGGACCGGCCGAGAGCCGAGCACCGCCGGCGTCGCGGCGGCGTACCCGTTCGCGGACGCGTTCGTCCTCGACGACGACGACGGCACCGACCTCGACCGGCCGGTCGTGCGGACGGACACCCGGATCGACGACGCGGACGACGCCGCTCGCGTCGCGCGGGCGTGCCGGGAGGCGCTGGAGGTGGCGCGGTGA
- a CDS encoding glycerophosphodiester phosphodiesterase has product MPAVFPENTALGLRRAADRCDWVEFDVRRCGSGEPVVVHDERLDRVLGLDRPVAETPLDEIRARYVDDSDQRVPTLPETVVAVPEGTTVNVELKTSGVTEQVVETADAVGNETVVSSFSATILREVNEVSALPLAPIVADADAWDDALALAVEVGAEYVHPHYDLVFASPERVDDAHDRGLEVNAWTLRSPEPYDRLSEVGVDGVFVDDPAYAGR; this is encoded by the coding sequence ATGCCCGCCGTGTTCCCGGAGAACACCGCGCTCGGGCTTCGACGGGCGGCGGACAGGTGCGACTGGGTCGAGTTCGACGTGCGCCGGTGCGGGTCGGGCGAACCCGTCGTCGTCCACGACGAGCGTCTCGACCGAGTGCTCGGACTGGACCGCCCCGTCGCGGAGACGCCGCTGGACGAGATCAGAGCACGGTACGTGGACGACTCCGACCAGCGGGTGCCGACGCTCCCCGAGACCGTGGTCGCGGTGCCGGAGGGCACGACGGTGAACGTCGAACTCAAGACGTCCGGCGTGACCGAGCAGGTCGTCGAGACGGCCGACGCCGTCGGGAACGAGACGGTGGTCTCGTCGTTCTCGGCGACCATCCTCCGCGAGGTGAACGAGGTGTCGGCCCTCCCGTTGGCACCCATCGTCGCCGACGCCGACGCGTGGGACGACGCGCTGGCGCTGGCAGTCGAGGTCGGCGCCGAGTACGTCCACCCCCACTACGACCTCGTGTTTGCGTCCCCCGAGCGAGTCGACGACGCACACGACCGCGGACTGGAGGTGAACGCGTGGACGCTCCGGTCGCCGGAGCCGTACGATCGCCTCTCGGAGGTGGGTGTCGACGGCGTGTTCGTCGACGACCCGGCGTACGCGGGGCGGTAG
- a CDS encoding acetyl-CoA carboxylase biotin carboxylase subunit, with protein sequence MTETKGFEKVLVANRGEIAVRVMRACEELGIETVAVYSEADKHGGHVRYADEAYNVGPARAADSYLDQDAIVEAAQQAGADAIHPGYGFLAENADFAAKVADAEGVTWVGPASEAMESLGEKTKARKIMDGADVPIVPGTTDPVTEAEEVTDFGDEYGYPVAIKAEGGGGGRGMKVVESADEAADQLQSAKREGEAYFSNDSVYLERYLENPRHIEVQIVADQHGNVRHLGERDCSLQRRHQKVIEEGPSPALSDELREQIGEAARRGVRAADYTNAGTVEFLVEEDLDRDPDEPLGPDTNFYFLEVNTRIQVEHTVTEELTGIDIVKEQLRVAMGEEIGFAQDDVELEGHAMEFRINAENAANDFAPANKGSLETYDPPGGIGVRLDDALRQGDDIVTDYDSMIAKLIVHGSDRDECIARSRRALAEYDIEGVVTIVPFHRLMLTDDRFVDGTHTTKYLDEEADRSKFTEAQEKWGTGDAAGDDGEESTEREFTVEVNGKRFEVSLEERGAPAIPTPSGAGGGSGRMERPDVAEEDDAQEVVVEGDGETVTAEMQGTILSVNVEEGDEVAAGDVVCVLEAMKMENDVVADMGGTVSQVVVGEGDSVDMGDVLVVLE encoded by the coding sequence ATGACCGAAACCAAGGGGTTCGAGAAGGTGCTCGTCGCCAACCGCGGGGAGATCGCGGTCCGCGTGATGCGCGCCTGTGAGGAACTCGGTATCGAGACGGTCGCCGTCTACTCCGAGGCCGACAAACACGGCGGCCACGTCCGCTACGCCGACGAGGCGTACAACGTCGGACCGGCCCGCGCCGCCGACTCCTACCTCGACCAGGACGCCATCGTCGAGGCCGCACAGCAGGCCGGCGCCGACGCGATCCACCCCGGCTACGGCTTCCTCGCGGAGAACGCCGACTTCGCCGCGAAGGTCGCCGACGCCGAGGGTGTCACGTGGGTCGGCCCCGCCAGCGAGGCGATGGAGTCGCTCGGCGAGAAGACGAAGGCCCGAAAGATCATGGACGGCGCCGACGTGCCCATCGTCCCCGGCACGACCGACCCCGTCACCGAGGCCGAGGAGGTCACCGACTTCGGCGACGAGTACGGCTACCCCGTCGCCATCAAGGCGGAGGGTGGCGGCGGCGGTCGCGGGATGAAGGTCGTCGAGTCGGCCGACGAGGCGGCCGACCAACTCCAGTCCGCGAAGCGCGAGGGTGAGGCGTACTTCTCGAACGACTCCGTATACTTGGAGCGCTACCTCGAGAACCCGCGCCACATCGAGGTCCAGATCGTCGCCGACCAGCACGGCAACGTCCGCCACCTCGGCGAGCGCGACTGCTCGCTCCAGCGCCGCCACCAGAAGGTGATCGAAGAGGGGCCCTCGCCCGCGCTCTCGGACGAGTTGCGCGAACAGATCGGCGAGGCAGCCCGCCGCGGCGTCCGCGCGGCCGACTACACGAACGCGGGCACCGTCGAGTTCCTCGTCGAGGAGGACCTCGACCGCGACCCCGACGAACCGCTGGGCCCGGACACGAACTTCTACTTCCTCGAAGTGAACACGCGGATCCAGGTCGAGCACACCGTCACCGAGGAGCTGACGGGTATCGACATCGTGAAAGAGCAACTCCGCGTCGCGATGGGCGAAGAGATCGGATTCGCGCAAGACGACGTGGAACTGGAGGGCCACGCGATGGAGTTCCGCATCAACGCGGAGAACGCGGCCAACGACTTCGCGCCCGCCAACAAGGGGAGCCTGGAGACGTACGACCCGCCGGGCGGCATCGGCGTCCGCCTCGACGACGCGCTCCGCCAGGGTGACGACATCGTCACCGACTACGACTCGATGATCGCGAAGCTCATCGTCCACGGGTCGGACCGCGACGAGTGTATCGCCCGGTCGCGGCGCGCGCTCGCCGAGTACGACATCGAAGGCGTCGTCACCATCGTCCCGTTCCACCGCCTCATGCTCACCGACGACCGCTTCGTCGACGGGACGCACACGACGAAGTATCTCGACGAGGAGGCAGACCGGTCGAAGTTCACGGAGGCCCAGGAGAAGTGGGGTACCGGCGACGCCGCCGGTGACGACGGCGAGGAGTCGACCGAACGCGAGTTCACCGTCGAGGTGAACGGCAAGCGCTTCGAGGTCAGTCTCGAAGAGCGCGGTGCGCCCGCCATCCCGACTCCGAGCGGCGCGGGCGGCGGTTCGGGCCGGATGGAACGGCCCGACGTGGCCGAGGAGGACGACGCCCAGGAGGTCGTCGTCGAGGGCGACGGCGAGACCGTCACGGCGGAGATGCAGGGCACCATCCTCTCGGTGAACGTCGAGGAGGGCGACGAGGTCGCCGCGGGCGACGTGGTGTGCGTGCTGGAGGCGATGAAGATGGAGAACGACGTCGTCGCCGACATGGGCGGCACCGTCTCGCAGGTGGTCGTCGGCGAGGGCGACTCCGTCGACATGGGCGACGTGCTTGTCGTGCTGGAGTAG
- a CDS encoding tRNA-dihydrouridine synthase: MSGGGTDGPARATATDLGIDPPLALASLSGDADAAWARSGAEYSGVAFLGGIALDAESREAARASVVDRDRSEFLPPDPVAWMEDQLAALADADIRAGVNVRATSADAVGDAAAVCAAHDAVLEVNAHCRQAELCEVGCGETLLRDTDRLCEYVAAASATGADVSVKVRAEVDGVDLPATARAVADAGGDAVHVDAMDSEGVVALVKAAAPDLVVIANNGVRDRRTVREYLAAGADAVSVGRPSDDSRVLARVRDAVGEWTDDTASGRRRRTEASR, from the coding sequence GTGAGCGGCGGCGGGACGGACGGGCCGGCGAGGGCGACCGCGACTGATCTCGGGATCGATCCGCCGCTCGCGCTCGCGAGCCTCTCGGGCGACGCGGACGCGGCGTGGGCGCGGTCGGGGGCCGAGTACTCCGGCGTCGCCTTCCTCGGCGGGATCGCACTGGACGCCGAGAGTCGCGAGGCCGCCCGCGCGAGCGTCGTCGACCGCGACCGCTCGGAGTTCCTCCCGCCGGACCCGGTCGCTTGGATGGAGGACCAACTGGCCGCGCTGGCGGACGCCGACATCCGCGCCGGCGTCAACGTCCGGGCCACGAGCGCCGACGCCGTCGGCGACGCCGCGGCGGTGTGTGCAGCCCACGACGCCGTGCTGGAGGTGAACGCCCACTGCCGACAGGCGGAGCTGTGTGAGGTTGGCTGTGGCGAGACGCTCCTGCGCGACACCGACCGCCTGTGCGAGTACGTCGCCGCCGCGAGTGCGACGGGCGCCGACGTGAGCGTGAAGGTCCGCGCTGAGGTCGACGGCGTGGACCTCCCGGCGACCGCGCGGGCCGTCGCCGACGCCGGGGGGGACGCGGTCCACGTGGACGCGATGGACTCCGAGGGCGTCGTCGCACTCGTGAAAGCTGCCGCACCGGACCTCGTCGTGATCGCGAACAACGGTGTCCGGGACCGGCGGACGGTCCGGGAGTACCTCGCCGCCGGCGCAGACGCGGTGAGCGTCGGTCGACCGAGCGACGATTCGCGCGTGCTCGCCCGCGTCCGTGATGCCGTCGGCGAGTGGACCGACGACACCGCGAGCGGTCGTCGCCGCAGGACGGAGGCGTCGCGATGA
- a CDS encoding gamma carbonic anhydrase family protein, with the protein MIRSFDGTEPDVADSAYVDDAAVVIGDVDLADGASVWPNATLRGDHGRIVVGRESNVQDGAVLHEDAVLESEVTVGHNAIVHAATVAEGALVGMNAVVLDDAHVGEEAVVAAGAVVTEGTEVPPRTLVAGVPAEPKTELTDPPTRAAAAHYTSLAGRYAETSERLD; encoded by the coding sequence GTGATCAGATCCTTCGACGGGACGGAGCCGGACGTGGCTGACTCGGCGTACGTCGACGATGCCGCCGTGGTCATCGGCGACGTGGACCTCGCAGACGGCGCGAGCGTCTGGCCGAACGCAACGCTACGGGGCGACCACGGGCGCATCGTCGTCGGGCGCGAGTCGAACGTGCAAGACGGCGCGGTGCTCCACGAGGACGCCGTCCTCGAATCGGAGGTGACCGTCGGCCACAACGCCATCGTCCACGCCGCGACGGTCGCCGAGGGCGCACTCGTCGGGATGAACGCGGTCGTCCTCGACGACGCGCACGTCGGCGAGGAGGCGGTCGTCGCCGCCGGCGCGGTCGTCACCGAGGGGACGGAGGTGCCGCCACGGACGTTGGTCGCGGGCGTCCCGGCGGAGCCGAAGACAGAGCTAACGGACCCGCCGACGCGCGCTGCTGCCGCCCACTACACGTCGCTGGCGGGGCGGTACGCCGAGACGAGCGAACGACTCGACTGA
- a CDS encoding 30S ribosomal protein S17e: MAIKPKYVKQLATLLLEKYPQSFNTDFETNKENVSKLTNVESKGVRNRIAGYITRKKASSAASA; the protein is encoded by the coding sequence ATGGCGATCAAACCGAAGTACGTCAAGCAGCTCGCGACGCTCCTGCTGGAGAAGTACCCGCAGTCGTTCAACACCGACTTCGAGACGAACAAGGAGAACGTCTCGAAGCTCACCAACGTCGAGTCGAAGGGCGTCCGCAACCGCATCGCGGGCTACATCACGCGCAAGAAGGCGTCCAGCGCGGCCTCGGCGTAA
- a CDS encoding DUF447 domain-containing protein — protein MSGDADETADWPVALAGVTESVVATLGPNDLWNVAALGLHAPDHDGRSATAPVRARTWGRTRTWRNFRERGGGVVQFVTDPREFVDAAVTIREEPTPVLDSADAWAEVDVERVDAGERGGTQWVDWHLHVVDAAVEHTGVRTINRGFGAVIDATVAASRLDVPAYDTAALVERLRYFAAVVDRCGGPAEREAFETLTAETGWREYDVAGETDAGAE, from the coding sequence ATGAGCGGTGACGCCGATGAGACCGCCGACTGGCCGGTCGCGCTCGCGGGGGTGACGGAGTCGGTGGTCGCGACGCTGGGGCCGAACGACCTGTGGAACGTCGCCGCGCTCGGCCTCCACGCGCCCGACCACGACGGCAGGTCGGCGACCGCGCCGGTCCGGGCGCGAACGTGGGGGCGGACGCGGACGTGGCGCAACTTCCGCGAGCGCGGCGGCGGCGTCGTCCAGTTCGTGACGGACCCCCGCGAGTTCGTCGACGCCGCGGTCACGATTCGCGAGGAGCCGACGCCCGTCCTCGACTCGGCGGACGCGTGGGCCGAAGTCGACGTCGAGCGCGTCGACGCCGGCGAACGAGGCGGGACCCAGTGGGTCGACTGGCACCTGCACGTGGTCGACGCCGCGGTCGAGCACACCGGAGTTCGAACGATCAACCGCGGCTTCGGCGCCGTAATCGACGCGACTGTGGCGGCGTCGCGACTGGACGTGCCGGCGTACGACACCGCCGCGCTGGTGGAGCGACTGCGCTACTTCGCGGCCGTGGTCGACCGGTGCGGCGGCCCAGCCGAGCGCGAGGCGTTCGAGACGCTGACGGCCGAGACTGGGTGGCGAGAGTACGACGTCGCGGGGGAGACAGACGCCGGCGCGGAGTAG
- a CDS encoding DUF63 family protein, with translation MSTTSLADRLGTSPERAYLAAVGAAALALVAGAVAFPEAVYDGFIWHYFWGPVQADANSAACAVRPGSTVQYLYSNAECAAAAEPVAYPGYTLVSEVGYVVTLLVALSGVVLLLRRLDIARTTDFFLALVPFFFFGGALRVVEDADNAMPAELFGYPLNTLLISPIIYFTVFAITLGAVVAVVSLSRNGVLAEIERPLLWIGIALNVVTVGFLAALALTPGSVVTFYPQVIGVILLGTVVATAATWYATKAGIPWVHSGTGAAGVVVIGAHALDGVANVVGLDYMVALGAGPNLVPKHPVNQFIVDAAGAAWPFLVVKLVAAVFVLAIFEEELFEDSPRYAVLLLIAVTAVGMGPGTRDMLRATFGI, from the coding sequence ATGTCGACGACCTCGCTCGCCGACCGGCTCGGCACCTCGCCGGAACGCGCGTATCTCGCGGCCGTCGGGGCCGCCGCGCTCGCGCTCGTCGCCGGCGCAGTCGCGTTCCCGGAGGCCGTGTACGACGGCTTCATCTGGCACTACTTCTGGGGCCCCGTGCAGGCGGACGCCAACTCAGCCGCCTGTGCGGTCCGCCCCGGCAGCACCGTCCAGTACCTCTACTCGAACGCCGAGTGCGCCGCGGCGGCGGAGCCGGTCGCGTACCCCGGCTACACGCTCGTCTCTGAGGTCGGGTACGTCGTCACGCTGCTGGTGGCGCTGTCGGGCGTCGTGCTCCTGTTGCGCCGCCTCGACATCGCGCGCACGACCGACTTCTTCCTCGCGCTCGTCCCGTTCTTCTTCTTCGGGGGCGCGCTCAGGGTCGTTGAGGACGCGGACAACGCGATGCCGGCGGAACTGTTCGGCTACCCGCTGAACACGCTGCTCATCAGTCCGATCATCTACTTCACCGTCTTCGCGATCACCCTGGGTGCGGTGGTGGCCGTCGTCAGTCTCTCGCGCAACGGCGTCCTCGCTGAGATCGAACGGCCCCTCTTGTGGATCGGCATCGCGTTGAACGTCGTCACCGTCGGGTTTCTCGCCGCGCTCGCGCTCACGCCAGGCAGCGTCGTCACGTTCTACCCACAGGTGATCGGCGTTATCCTGCTCGGCACTGTCGTCGCGACAGCGGCGACGTGGTACGCGACGAAGGCCGGCATCCCGTGGGTCCACTCTGGCACGGGCGCCGCCGGCGTCGTCGTCATCGGCGCGCACGCGCTCGACGGCGTCGCCAACGTCGTCGGCCTCGACTACATGGTCGCGCTCGGCGCCGGGCCGAACCTCGTCCCCAAACACCCGGTCAACCAGTTCATCGTCGACGCCGCCGGCGCCGCGTGGCCGTTCCTGGTCGTGAAACTCGTCGCCGCGGTGTTCGTGCTGGCCATCTTCGAGGAGGAGTTGTTCGAGGACTCGCCGCGCTACGCGGTGCTGCTGCTCATCGCCGTGACGGCGGTCGGGATGGGGCCGGGGACGCGCGACATGCTGCGCGCGACGTTCGGCATCTGA